The following proteins are co-located in the Candidatus Methylomirabilota bacterium genome:
- a CDS encoding ABC transporter permease, whose translation MTAYLIRRILALVPVLAVVVTVVFLLIHLIPGDPVSVMLGPDATAAQVQATRQALGLDRPLHEQLLKFYARVLRGDLGQSYFLDRPVTTALLERAEPTLVLTFSALLVAIVIGVPSGIVAAARPGSLWDRLLMLGALLGVCIPGFWLSLNFIYLFAVRLGWLPAAGYASIFTDPVAALRYMVLPAVSLGFNQSALIARIARSCMLEALQQDYVRTARAKGLSQGVVTWVHAFRNALVPVVTVIGITTAILIGGAVVTEIVFNIPGLGRLIISAVLRRDYPVVQGVVLVTATAYVLINLAVDVLYVFIDPRIRYE comes from the coding sequence GTGACCGCCTACCTCATCCGGAGGATCCTGGCGCTCGTCCCCGTCCTGGCGGTGGTCGTCACCGTCGTCTTCCTGCTGATCCACCTGATCCCGGGCGACCCGGTGAGCGTCATGCTCGGCCCCGACGCGACCGCGGCGCAGGTCCAGGCCACGCGCCAGGCGCTCGGGCTCGACCGGCCGCTCCACGAGCAATTGCTGAAGTTCTACGCGCGCGTCCTGCGGGGCGACCTCGGCCAGTCGTACTTCCTCGACCGTCCCGTCACGACGGCGCTCCTCGAGCGCGCCGAGCCGACGCTCGTCCTGACTTTCTCGGCGCTCCTCGTCGCGATCGTGATCGGGGTGCCCTCCGGGATCGTCGCGGCGGCGCGTCCGGGCTCCCTCTGGGACCGGCTCCTGATGCTGGGCGCGCTCCTGGGCGTCTGTATCCCCGGCTTCTGGCTCTCGCTGAACTTCATCTATCTCTTCGCGGTGCGCCTCGGCTGGCTGCCCGCGGCGGGCTACGCCTCGATCTTCACGGACCCAGTGGCCGCGCTACGCTACATGGTGCTCCCCGCCGTCTCGCTCGGCTTCAACCAGTCGGCGCTGATCGCACGCATCGCGCGCTCGTGCATGCTCGAGGCGCTCCAGCAGGACTACGTGCGGACGGCGCGCGCCAAGGGGCTCTCGCAGGGCGTGGTCACCTGGGTCCACGCCTTCCGTAACGCGCTCGTCCCCGTCGTGACGGTGATCGGGATCACGACCGCGATCCTCATCGGCGGCGCCGTCGTCACCGAGATCGTCTTCAACATCCCCGGGCTCGGCCGGCTGATCATCTCGGCGGTCCTGCGCCGCGACTACCCGGTGGTCCAGGGCGTCGTCCTCGTCACCGCGACGGCGTACGTGCTCATCAACCTCGCCGTGGACGTCCTCTACGTCTTCATCGACCCGAGGATCCGCTATGAGTGA